The following proteins are encoded in a genomic region of Asterias amurensis chromosome 5, ASM3211899v1:
- the LOC139937201 gene encoding deoxyribonuclease-1-like — translation MSVLKLHLYKKRSHCYVQSMYDTPKRERRKHLADTMNFYAVIVTLFLVGVFVEHADGVRLGTFNIQSLGDNKMARPHVVDVLQRILSRYDLVMIQELRTPKVDAINALLLAVNTYSAQTYKMVVGPRVGRSTSKEQYVFFYRADKFEVMDQYSYVEANDEFEREPYIVRFHSLTSSSLPNDFAVANIHTKPGYRYTRHEVNALVTVYDDIMTTWPGLEDVIITGDYNADCKYIKKSYWPTIQLRTQKRFYWATPDDADTTVSSTTDCAYDRFVLAGSKMTASLPSSVVFYYDKEYNLDEASAKEVSDHYPVELTF, via the exons ATGTCAGTTTTAAAATTGCATTTATATAAGAAAAGAAGTCATTGTTACGTCCAGTCCATGTACGATACCCCTAAACGAGAGAGACGAAAACATCTAGCGGACACAATGAATTTCTACGCCGTGATTGTGACGCTTTTCCTGGTAGGCGTTTTTGTGGAACACGCTGATGGCGTTAGACTTGGCACGTTCAACATTCAGTCGCTCGGTGATAACAAAATGGCCAGACCACATGTTGTGGACGTCCTGCAGAGG ATTTTGAGTCGGTACGATCTCGTCATGATTCAAGAGCTACGAACTCCCAAAGTGGATGCCATCAACGCACTTCTCTTAGCTGTGAACAC ATACTCTGCTCAAACCTACAAGATGGTAGTAGGTCCCAGGGTAGGACGCAGCACCTCAAAGGAACAGTATGTCTTCTTTTACAG AGCCGACAAGTTTGAGGTCATGGATCAATACAGTTACGTTGAAGCCAACGATGAGTTTGAACGCGAGCCGTACATTGTGCGTTTCCACTCGCTCACTTCATCAA GCTTGCCAAATGATTTCGCTGTTGCCAATATCCACACCAAACCAGGTTATAGATACACTCGGCATGAGGTGAATGCACTTGTCACGGTGTACGATGACATCATGACCACTTGGCCAGGACTGGAG GACGTGATTATAACTGGAGATTATAATGCCGACTGCAAATACATCAAGAAATCCTATTGGCCAACAATCCAGCTCCGGACTCAGAAGCGATTCTATTGGGCGACGCCCGATGACGCAGACACGACCGTTTCGAGTACAACGGACTGTGCGTACGACAG GTTCGTTTTGGCGGGAAGTAAAATGACAGCCAGTTTGCCGTCTAGCGTTGTCTTCTATTATGACAAAGAATACAACTTGGACGAAGCTAGC gCGAAGGAAGTCAGTGACCATTATCCGGTGGAATTGACCTTTTAG